GTCTGCTGAGATATATTGAGCAAAGTTTCGGGAGCGTTCATCATGAGACACAGGTGAGCGTTCCTGCGCAACCAGTTGCTATTGCTGGGAGTCTGAAGCCTCAGAGGCAGTAAGCCGTTGGCGTAATGCGGCTCAGCAAGACTATAAAAGAATGATGAATTCCAGACGTTGACGGTTCACGAGCCGCGGCATGATTCATAGAATGACATTAATTCGATTATTCTTCATGATCACGATAATCGGATGAAATCCTGGGGATTTTCTCTGGTTCTGAGTCCCCTGCCAAAATAATATTCTGGACATGATACGAAGTGCTCAGAAGACTGAGTTCAAAATGTGTTGCATGGAAGGTTGAACATTGAATTCCACTGATCTGATTGAAGCTGCGGAAACTGCCGCGCGGTTGGGCGCAAAATGCCTCTTGGACTGGGTCGACGAGTTTCGCGTTTCAGAGAAAGGAAGATCGGACCTGGTAACGGATGCCGATTTCGCGTCACAGACCGCAATTGTGAAACACATCAGCGAGCGATTTCCAGATCATCATATGCTTGGTGAAGAAGGTTTGACTCACGCGGAAGGAGAATCAGACTATCGGTGGGTCATCGATCCTTTGGATGGTACTTCGAATTATGTACATGGTTTTCCTTACTACTGCGTATCGATAGGGTTGGAGCACGAGGGAGAGTTGGTTCTGGGAGTGGTATACGATCCGAATCGCGATGAAATGTTTTCCGCCTTTCGTGGGCAAGGAGCACTGTTGAATGGAAAACCAATTAACACTTCCCGTATTCCGTCTCTTGATCAGGCAATGGTCGTTGCCAGTTTACCCGTTAGTACAACAGGCCAGGATGTTGCCGTCGATCGATTCTTACGCGTGTTGCCCGAAGCACAAACATTACAGCGAACCGGCTCAGCGGCACTCAATTTGTGCTACGTCTCGGCAGGGCGGATGGAAGGATACTGGTCCAGTAACTTAAAACCTTGGGACATGGCGGCCGGCGTACTGATTTGCAGAGAAGCGGGTGGGGTGGTGACCTCGATTGAAGATGCCTCATTTACCATTGAAACGCCGAGTATTTTAGCGACAAATGGAACAAATATTCATTCAGAACTGCAAACGTTGTTAGCCGGGCCGCTTTTTTAGTCAGCTTTGAGATTCCTTCTTTAATGTGCCCGAAAAGCGACGTATGATATAAGGACCGAATAGCATTCTTTTCTTATACGGTGTTGATACGCGTGAACACTGTTTGCAAGGGCGCTTCGGTCTAGCCACGTGGGAGAATTCCTCGGTTATGGAACCAATTTAGCTCCTTTCATGTCAAAGAGTTAAATTGATATTGAGTTTTCCGGTTCCCGCAATATGGGATCAAATTGCGATTATGTCATATCTTTCTCGTTTTGTTTTTGTCCTATGGGGACTGCCTTTACTGCTGTTCTTCTGCGTGGAGCGTATGTCTGACAACGTTTACGCACAACAACAGTCAGGTGAGCGGACCAGCGAGAAACAGAGCGACCCCAAAACAGATTTAGGAGCCAGACTTCTGAATTCTGCCAGCCAGCCCCAACGTGGTAACGAGTCTGCAAAGTCTGATTCCAGTTCGGACCCATCCAGACTGATTACAGATGAGTCCTCAAAAACGTCAGGCCAACGGGAAGTCTACTTCAAAGGAGCCGATGGCCAATATGTTCCTCTGCCCAATCTCAAACTGGATCAGATACTTGAATATTTAAAACAGAAACAGACTGAGCAGGTGGAACAATCACCCGACTACGCGGTCTCTTCCGTTTCATTGACAGGTACAATCAAAGACGATCGTGCCATTCTTGATGCCCGGATTGTTGTGCTAATCAATGAAGAAAAAAAATGGATTCGTGTTCCAATCAAACTGAATGAATCAATCTTCCTCAAAACCAGCTATACTGGTGCAGGCGAATCCAGCCCGGGCGGTTTTAATCGTACGGATGGTTACCTGTGGTGGTTTCGTGGTAAGGGAACACATGAGCTGAATCTGACGTTAAGTATTTCACTCAAACAGCAGCTGCCCTCACGGCGTCTGCAATTGCTGCTGCCGCAAACCGCCGTGAGTAATTTACAACT
This window of the Gimesia fumaroli genome carries:
- a CDS encoding inositol monophosphatase family protein gives rise to the protein MNSTDLIEAAETAARLGAKCLLDWVDEFRVSEKGRSDLVTDADFASQTAIVKHISERFPDHHMLGEEGLTHAEGESDYRWVIDPLDGTSNYVHGFPYYCVSIGLEHEGELVLGVVYDPNRDEMFSAFRGQGALLNGKPINTSRIPSLDQAMVVASLPVSTTGQDVAVDRFLRVLPEAQTLQRTGSAALNLCYVSAGRMEGYWSSNLKPWDMAAGVLICREAGGVVTSIEDASFTIETPSILATNGTNIHSELQTLLAGPLF